AAAACGGTGGCATTATTGTTGGTAATCCAGATACATTTGTGGCGATTGGCGATTTAACTTCACCGATGACGTTATTAGCAATTCTAGGTATTTTCCTTACAATCATTATGTTAGTAAAAGGTATTAACGGCGGTATTTTCTACGCTATGGTCATTACAACAATTGTAGGTATGCTGTTTGGTAAAATTGAAGTACCATCTTCAATCGTTGGTAGTATTCCTAGCCTTGAACCAACATTTGGTGTTGTGTTTGGTCATTTAGATGAAATTTTTACAGCGGAAATCCTGACAGTTATTTTCACGTTCCTTATTGTCGCTTTCTTTGACACAGCAGGTGCATTAATTGGACTAACAAGCCAAGCAGGCATGATGAAAGACAATAAAATTCCGAATATCGGAAAAGGGTTACTTGCCGATTCAGCTGCCGGTGTAATTGGAGCTGTATTAGGTACATCAACACCTGCAACAAGCGTTGAGTCTTCTGCTGGTATTGCTGTTGGAGGAAAAACCGGCTTTACGTCAGTAGTTATTGCAGCATGTTTCGTCATTGCATTATTCTTCTCACCACTTGTTAGCGTTATTTCTGTGGAAGTAACATCCGCGGCATTAATTATTGTCGGTGCATTGATGGCTATGGAAATCCGTCGAATTAACTGGACAAAGTTAGAAATCGTTATTCCGGCATTTTTAATAATTATTATGATGCCACTAACTTCTAGTGTAGTTATTGGGATTGGGTTAGGCTTTGTACTTTATCCAATTTGCCTAATCGCACAAAAGCGTGCTAAAGAAGTGCATCCGATTATGTATGTGCTTTGCCTGTTATTCCTTTTATACTTTGCTTTTATCGTATAAATGAGCTTCATTTACTATAAATAGTTAAATTAAATTAATCAGAAAAGACATGGGTTAGTTCAGGCTAACCTATGTCTTTTTACTCTTTGGAAAAAGAAAGCTTTTCTTATAAACAAGTAACATTTGGATAATTATGTTAATCTTTAATTGTTGATTAAAATATGGCGGAAAGGTTGGAGGTAATTATGAATAAATGGAAAACTTTAAAATCAGAGTATGTACATAAAAGTCCTTTCGGCAATATTCGAAAAGACGAATGCGAGCTTCCAAATGGTATTGTGATAGATGATTATTATGTAAACGAATATTCTGATTGGGTAAACGCCGTCGTTATAACTAAGGAAAACGAGATGGTCCTTGTTGAACAGTACCGTTATGCTGGCAATGAATTTTACCTTGAAGTCCCTGCTGGGAAAATAGAAGAAAATGAAACATACGAGGAAGCAATAATCCGGGAAGTAAGGGAAGAGACCGGTTTTATTTCAGAAAGCAAGCCTATTCTTTTGGGGGAATTCATGGTTAACCCGGCAACGCAAAATAACAAGGTAATTACTTTTCTCTTGCTAGATGCTTTTAAGGAATTTGAACAAGATTTAGACGATACTGAAATTCTTACTATTAAAATAATGGATTTTAATGAAATGACCAGTTTAATTAGGTCAAAACAGATTAACACACAACTGTTCACAGCGCATGCCTACACAATGGCTAAAATGTACCTTATGGAAAAACAAGTGACTATCTAAATATATAGAAGAAAATGAGGTGGGGAAATGTCACATGTAAGAATACGATGTACAGCATTGATCATCGAAAATAATTCGGTACTTTTAGTGGAGTATGATGATAATGGGATACATTACAATTTACCGGGTGGGGGACTTGAACCCGGGGAGACAATAATAGAGGGTGTCGCAAGAGAAGTGTTTGAAGAAACTACTGCAGAAGTTGAAGTTGGACCATTAGCATTAATTTATGAGTTTCCCCCACATAAGCAATCCGGTGATTATGATGAGAATGCCAAACATGGACTACACCTTATTTTTGAATGTACTTTAAAGAATGGTTCGATCCCCAAATTACCCGAATATCCAGATCCTAATCAAACGGCGGTGAAATGGATTCCTATAGAAAAATTGGATTCAATCTTGCTGCTGCCTAATATAATACAGCAAATAAAGAACTATATTGATAATAGAAGAAATATTGAATTGATTGAGGATTATCAGTT
This window of the Solibacillus isronensis genome carries:
- a CDS encoding NUDIX domain-containing protein, yielding MSHVRIRCTALIIENNSVLLVEYDDNGIHYNLPGGGLEPGETIIEGVAREVFEETTAEVEVGPLALIYEFPPHKQSGDYDENAKHGLHLIFECTLKNGSIPKLPEYPDPNQTAVKWIPIEKLDSILLLPNIIQQIKNYIDNRRNIELIEDYQLEKLLKVSQ
- a CDS encoding NUDIX hydrolase; the protein is MNKWKTLKSEYVHKSPFGNIRKDECELPNGIVIDDYYVNEYSDWVNAVVITKENEMVLVEQYRYAGNEFYLEVPAGKIEENETYEEAIIREVREETGFISESKPILLGEFMVNPATQNNKVITFLLLDAFKEFEQDLDDTEILTIKIMDFNEMTSLIRSKQINTQLFTAHAYTMAKMYLMEKQVTI
- a CDS encoding NCS2 family permease, translated to MKNFFKFAERGTSYKTETLAGITTFLSIAYILIVNPIILSQSGMDHGAVFTATALTAIIGTLLMGILANFPIAIAPSMGLNSFFTFTVCIGMGIDWQVTLTGVFVAGIIFLILSLFKIREKIINIIPSDLKFAIASGIGFFITFVGLKNGGIIVGNPDTFVAIGDLTSPMTLLAILGIFLTIIMLVKGINGGIFYAMVITTIVGMLFGKIEVPSSIVGSIPSLEPTFGVVFGHLDEIFTAEILTVIFTFLIVAFFDTAGALIGLTSQAGMMKDNKIPNIGKGLLADSAAGVIGAVLGTSTPATSVESSAGIAVGGKTGFTSVVIAACFVIALFFSPLVSVISVEVTSAALIIVGALMAMEIRRINWTKLEIVIPAFLIIIMMPLTSSVVIGIGLGFVLYPICLIAQKRAKEVHPIMYVLCLLFLLYFAFIV